One Pantoea trifolii DNA segment encodes these proteins:
- a CDS encoding MalY/PatB family protein: protein MAFDFNQWIDRRHSDSLKWHKYGDRDVLPLWVADSDFRSPPSVIEAIKQRAEHGVFGYGATPTGLIDITLSRLAQRYNWQIEPDWIVLLPGVVCGLNLSVRAFTETGESTVSPTPIYPPFRGAARLADRAQVHLPLRLQDDRWVMDLDASAMQGNERLLMLCNPQNPGGTVYRRDELEAQLAFAQQHDLIVCSDEIHCDLLLSPGAQHIPFAALSEDAAQRSITLISPSKTFNIAGLGASMAIIPNPELRARFKRVREGIVPGVDILALVAAEAAWRDGDEWLAAQLDYLRANRDWLVAQVNALPELQMAAPEATYLGWIDASKLDVASPMDYFEQRGLGFSPGHDFGDNNFVRFNFGCTRATLEQAVARLQQAVAARR from the coding sequence ATGGCATTCGATTTTAATCAATGGATAGACCGTCGTCACAGCGATAGTTTGAAATGGCACAAATATGGTGATCGCGATGTGCTTCCGCTCTGGGTAGCGGACAGCGATTTCCGTTCGCCGCCGAGTGTGATTGAGGCCATTAAACAGCGTGCTGAGCACGGCGTTTTTGGCTATGGCGCAACGCCAACCGGATTGATTGATATCACCCTTTCCCGTTTAGCGCAGCGCTACAACTGGCAGATTGAGCCGGACTGGATTGTGTTGTTGCCTGGCGTGGTGTGCGGTTTGAATCTTTCGGTCCGCGCATTCACAGAAACGGGCGAATCCACGGTTTCCCCAACGCCGATTTATCCGCCGTTTCGCGGTGCAGCAAGACTGGCCGATCGCGCGCAGGTGCATTTACCGCTGCGTTTACAGGACGATCGCTGGGTGATGGATCTCGATGCCAGCGCCATGCAGGGCAATGAGCGCCTGCTGATGCTGTGTAATCCGCAGAATCCAGGCGGCACGGTTTATCGTCGTGACGAGCTGGAAGCCCAGCTGGCGTTTGCGCAGCAGCATGATTTGATCGTCTGCTCGGATGAAATCCACTGCGATTTATTGCTGTCACCCGGCGCGCAACACATTCCGTTTGCAGCATTAAGTGAAGATGCCGCACAGCGCAGCATCACGCTGATCTCGCCATCGAAAACCTTTAATATTGCCGGATTGGGCGCCTCGATGGCGATCATTCCCAATCCCGAGTTGCGCGCGCGCTTCAAACGCGTGCGTGAAGGCATTGTGCCTGGCGTGGATATTCTGGCGCTGGTGGCGGCCGAAGCGGCGTGGCGCGATGGCGATGAGTGGCTGGCAGCGCAGCTGGATTATCTGCGCGCTAATCGCGACTGGCTGGTGGCGCAGGTCAATGCGCTGCCAGAACTGCAGATGGCCGCGCCGGAAGCGACTTATCTCGGTTGGATCGACGCCAGCAAACTGGATGTCGCCAGCCCAATGGACTACTTCGAACAGCGCGGCCTCGGTTTTTCACCGGGTCACGATTTTGGCGACAATAATTTCGTGCGCTTCAACTTTGGCTGTACGCGCGCCACGCTGGAACAGGCGGTGGCGCGTTTGCAGCAGGCAGTAGCAGCGCGCCGTTAA
- a CDS encoding VOC family protein — MRTNFPMELDDLKQELARFEHSLKGFAERLGINLAEHEADHVAVRCHQFATAERWKTGLLQIGTQFSEAMINGRPICLFKLHQPLNLAGWQIDVIELPWPGEKLYRHEGWEHVEIVLRGEPETLGVRAMALLSDDALTQPGISFKTSAPKGKNERLPNPTLAVTDGQTTIKFHPWRLEEIVASEQA, encoded by the coding sequence ATGCGGACCAACTTTCCTATGGAATTGGATGATTTAAAACAAGAACTGGCTCGTTTTGAGCACTCTTTGAAGGGATTTGCTGAACGTTTAGGCATTAACCTGGCTGAACATGAAGCCGATCACGTTGCGGTACGCTGCCACCAGTTTGCGACGGCAGAACGCTGGAAAACCGGACTGCTGCAAATCGGCACGCAGTTTTCTGAGGCCATGATCAATGGTCGCCCGATCTGCCTGTTCAAACTGCATCAGCCATTGAACCTCGCGGGCTGGCAAATCGATGTGATTGAACTGCCGTGGCCGGGTGAGAAACTGTATCGCCATGAAGGGTGGGAACACGTGGAGATTGTGCTGCGCGGTGAACCGGAAACGCTGGGTGTGCGCGCGATGGCGCTGCTCTCGGATGATGCGCTGACGCAGCCGGGCATCTCGTTCAAAACCAGCGCGCCTAAAGGTAAGAATGAGCGTTTGCCCAATCCGACGCTGGCGGTAACGGACGGGCAAACCACCATCAAGTTTCATCCGTGGCGACTGGAAGAGATTGTCGCCAGCGAACAGGCTTAA
- the argS gene encoding arginine--tRNA ligase produces the protein MNIQALLSDKVSQAMIAAGAPADCEPQVRQSAKVQFGDYQANGMMAVAKKLGQAPRQLAEQVIQHLDLNGIASKVEIAGPGFINIFLDRAWLAAQTAQALQLPRLGVSSVAPQTIVVDYSAPNVAKQMHVGHVRSTIIGDAAVRTLEFLGHKVIRANHVGDWGTQFGMLIAYLEKQQNEHHEEIALADLEAFYREAKVTYDADEAFAERARNYVVKLQGGDEYCRSMWKKLVDITMSQNQLVYDRLNVTLTRNDVMGESLYNDMLPGIVADLREKGLAVTSEGATVVFLDEFKNKEGEPMGVIIQKKDGGYLYTTTDIACAKYRFETLHADRVLYYIDSRQHQHLQQAWTIVRKAGYVPESVPLEHHAFGMMLGKDGRPFKTRSGGTIRLADLLDEAVERAHALVSEKNPEMSAQELKDLSEVVGIGAVKYADLSKSRTTDYIFDWDNMLAFEGNTAPYMQYAYTRVLSVFRKAGIDADSLSGDIVLTEEREAQLATRLLQFEEVITQVARDGTPHVMCAYLYDLAGQFSGFYEHCPILSAEDENIRQSRLQLAALTAKTLKQGLDTLGIKTVERM, from the coding sequence GTGAATATTCAGGCTCTTCTTTCCGACAAAGTCAGTCAGGCAATGATTGCGGCGGGTGCGCCTGCCGATTGCGAACCTCAGGTTCGTCAGTCTGCAAAAGTACAGTTCGGTGATTACCAGGCAAACGGTATGATGGCCGTGGCGAAAAAGCTCGGTCAGGCACCGCGACAACTGGCTGAGCAGGTAATTCAGCATCTGGATCTTAACGGCATCGCCAGCAAAGTCGAAATCGCCGGTCCCGGCTTTATCAATATCTTCCTCGATCGTGCATGGCTGGCGGCGCAAACCGCACAGGCGCTGCAGCTGCCGCGCCTCGGTGTGAGCAGTGTCGCGCCGCAAACTATCGTGGTGGATTACTCCGCGCCCAACGTGGCGAAGCAGATGCATGTCGGTCACGTTCGCTCCACCATCATTGGTGATGCCGCGGTGCGTACGCTGGAGTTCCTCGGCCACAAAGTCATCCGCGCCAACCACGTCGGCGACTGGGGCACGCAGTTCGGTATGCTGATTGCCTATCTGGAAAAGCAGCAGAACGAACACCACGAAGAGATTGCGCTGGCTGACCTGGAAGCCTTCTACCGCGAAGCCAAAGTGACCTACGATGCCGACGAAGCTTTCGCTGAACGCGCACGTAACTACGTGGTGAAACTGCAAGGTGGCGATGAATATTGCCGCAGCATGTGGAAGAAGCTGGTCGATATCACCATGAGCCAGAACCAACTGGTCTATGACCGCCTGAACGTGACGCTGACGCGCAACGATGTGATGGGTGAAAGCCTGTACAACGACATGCTGCCGGGCATCGTCGCCGACCTGCGTGAAAAAGGGTTGGCGGTGACCAGCGAAGGCGCCACGGTAGTTTTCCTTGATGAGTTCAAAAACAAGGAAGGCGAACCGATGGGCGTGATCATTCAGAAGAAAGATGGCGGCTATCTCTACACCACCACCGACATCGCCTGCGCCAAATACCGCTTCGAAACCCTGCATGCCGATCGTGTGCTCTATTACATCGATTCCCGTCAGCATCAGCATCTGCAGCAGGCGTGGACCATCGTGCGTAAAGCCGGTTACGTGCCGGAATCGGTACCGCTTGAGCATCACGCGTTCGGCATGATGCTGGGCAAAGATGGTCGTCCATTCAAAACCCGCAGCGGCGGCACGATTCGCCTCGCCGATTTGCTGGATGAAGCCGTCGAACGCGCGCATGCGTTGGTCAGCGAGAAGAATCCAGAGATGTCAGCGCAAGAGCTGAAAGATCTGTCGGAAGTGGTGGGTATCGGCGCAGTAAAATACGCTGACCTGTCAAAAAGCCGCACCACCGATTACATCTTCGACTGGGACAACATGCTGGCATTCGAAGGTAACACCGCGCCTTACATGCAATACGCCTATACGCGCGTGCTGTCGGTGTTCCGCAAAGCCGGTATTGATGCCGATAGCCTGAGCGGTGACATCGTGCTGACCGAAGAGCGTGAAGCGCAGCTGGCTACGCGTCTGCTGCAGTTCGAAGAAGTGATTACGCAGGTCGCTCGCGACGGTACGCCACACGTGATGTGTGCTTACCTGTACGATCTGGCCGGCCAGTTCTCTGGCTTCTACGAACACTGCCCGATTCTCTCCGCCGAGGACGAGAACATCCGTCAGAGCCGTCTGCAGCTGGCCGCGTTAACCGCGAAAACGCTGAAGCAAGGTCTGGACACGCTGGGCATCAAAACCGTCGAGCGCATGTAA